A window of the Deltaproteobacteria bacterium genome harbors these coding sequences:
- a CDS encoding CoA transferase: MKREQKALPLEGIRVLELGHTVMGPTCGLILADMGAEVIKIERAPNGDNTRRLTGFGRGFFPFLNRNKKSLALDLKADSGKKVLRKLIAHSDVLIENFGPGAVDRLGFSYREVAQINSRIIYCSLKGFMPGPYENRPALDEVVQMMSGLAYMTGPGGRPFRVGASVTDILGGTYGVVGILTALYEREKTGRGQFIIASLYEATAFLMGQHMAYAAVTGEPASPMPERVSSWAVYDRFQSRDGKEVFVGITSDEQWRRFCETFQLYSLKNDESLATNNDRIAQRQMLIAKLQELFNGMDHEQILQMCEKAAIPFAPVARPEELFDDPHLNESGGLLQTNLPGGRTAKLPKIPLRIGKYDFGLRSDPPDVGQGSLDLLRSLGISEEEINRMKVNGSVVSSP; this comes from the coding sequence ATGAAGCGAGAGCAAAAGGCGCTGCCCCTGGAGGGAATACGCGTGCTGGAACTGGGACATACGGTTATGGGGCCAACCTGCGGCTTGATCCTGGCAGATATGGGGGCTGAAGTAATCAAGATAGAAAGGGCCCCGAATGGTGACAACACTCGGAGGCTTACTGGTTTCGGCCGAGGTTTTTTCCCGTTCTTGAATCGCAACAAAAAGAGCCTGGCACTGGATCTCAAAGCAGACAGCGGCAAGAAAGTCCTGAGAAAACTGATTGCTCACTCCGACGTCTTGATCGAAAACTTTGGTCCTGGGGCTGTTGACCGCCTGGGATTCAGCTACAGAGAGGTAGCCCAGATCAACAGCCGCATAATCTACTGCTCACTCAAAGGGTTCATGCCCGGGCCCTATGAAAATCGCCCTGCTCTCGATGAAGTCGTGCAAATGATGAGTGGCCTCGCTTATATGACCGGCCCTGGAGGTCGGCCGTTTCGGGTGGGCGCTTCAGTAACCGATATTCTAGGTGGGACTTACGGGGTGGTTGGAATTCTCACAGCACTTTACGAAAGAGAGAAGACCGGACGAGGCCAGTTCATTATCGCCTCTCTTTATGAAGCTACTGCATTTCTCATGGGTCAGCATATGGCTTATGCAGCAGTGACAGGTGAGCCAGCTTCGCCCATGCCTGAGAGAGTGAGCTCCTGGGCGGTTTACGATCGCTTTCAGTCCAGAGACGGTAAAGAGGTATTTGTGGGCATTACCAGTGATGAACAGTGGAGGCGGTTCTGTGAGACCTTTCAACTCTATTCATTGAAAAATGATGAGAGTCTTGCCACCAACAACGACAGAATTGCCCAGAGGCAAATGCTGATCGCCAAACTGCAGGAGCTGTTCAACGGCATGGACCATGAACAAATCTTGCAAATGTGCGAGAAAGCTGCAATACCCTTTGCACCCGTGGCCAGGCCTGAAGAACTCTTCGATGATCCACACCTCAATGAGAGTGGCGGCCTGCTGCAGACAAATCTTCCTGGCGGCAGGACAGCCAAACTTCCTAAGATACCTCTGCGCATAGGCAAATACGATTTTGGTCTGCGCAGCGATCCTCCGGATGTGGGGCAGGGAAGCCTGGATTTACTCAGGTCCCTGGGAATATCGGAAGAAGAAATCAACCGTATGAAAGTCAACGGTTCGGTGGTATCTTCGCCCTGA
- a CDS encoding tripartite tricarboxylate transporter substrate binding protein, translating into MKRVALLTVFVAVLIGFLVAVQASLAVAWEPKEAIEFIAPANPGGGWDTICRTSARVLQKTALIKQPAYVANMPGGSGSVAIAYVVKKRRGDNNLLVAASNALTFSMAIKRTPYTYDDITPLAQVASEFGGYVVRADSKFKTLADLVKALKADPKSVTFAGGSAPGGMDHIKVALLAKEIGVDPLKISYVPYQGGGEALASLLGGHVEVGSLDLSEVAGQLEAGKVRVLAVLSENRLKAFPDLATAREQGVDVVFNIWRGLYMAPGVSKEAKEFWVATIKKMVATPEWNSERQKLGWEPVVKFGDDFASFVKDEYQRYKTLLKELGFVK; encoded by the coding sequence ATGAAACGAGTTGCCTTGCTGACAGTGTTTGTGGCGGTGTTGATCGGCTTTTTGGTGGCAGTGCAAGCATCACTCGCTGTTGCCTGGGAGCCCAAAGAGGCCATTGAATTTATCGCCCCTGCCAATCCAGGAGGCGGTTGGGATACTATTTGTCGAACATCAGCCCGAGTGCTGCAAAAGACAGCCTTGATCAAACAGCCGGCCTATGTTGCCAATATGCCAGGGGGCAGCGGTTCAGTTGCCATTGCCTATGTGGTAAAGAAACGGCGGGGAGACAACAATTTGCTGGTAGCAGCCTCGAATGCGCTCACCTTCAGCATGGCCATCAAGAGAACTCCCTACACCTACGATGACATTACGCCGCTGGCACAGGTGGCAAGCGAATTCGGAGGCTATGTGGTACGGGCCGACTCAAAGTTCAAGACGCTTGCTGATCTGGTCAAGGCATTGAAGGCGGACCCCAAGTCGGTGACTTTTGCCGGCGGTTCTGCACCCGGCGGTATGGATCACATCAAGGTTGCCTTGCTGGCCAAAGAAATTGGCGTGGACCCATTGAAGATCTCCTATGTGCCCTATCAGGGTGGAGGTGAAGCTCTGGCCTCTCTTCTTGGCGGCCATGTTGAGGTGGGCTCACTCGACCTCTCGGAGGTGGCTGGGCAATTGGAAGCCGGCAAAGTGCGCGTGCTTGCGGTGCTGTCTGAAAACAGGTTGAAAGCTTTCCCTGATTTAGCCACTGCTCGTGAGCAGGGAGTGGATGTGGTGTTCAACATCTGGCGCGGCCTCTACATGGCACCTGGAGTGTCAAAAGAGGCCAAAGAGTTCTGGGTGGCGACCATCAAAAAGATGGTGGCAACGCCGGAGTGGAATAGTGAGCGGCAAAAACTTGGCTGGGAACCTGTCGTCAAGTTTGGCGATGACTTTGCCAGTTTTGTCAAAGATGAGTACCAACGCTATAAGACCCTTCTGAAGGAGCTGGGCTTTGTGAAGTAA